From the Flavimarina sp. Hel_I_48 genome, one window contains:
- a CDS encoding DUF2480 family protein, with protein MNEIVNRVADSKLITFNLEDLYPEGKRETIDISQWLYEGFILREKDFREQLKKYDWTQHEGNYIALYCSADAILPAWAFMLVTAHLAPYAKYVVKGDKVELETRLFSTLIDRIDVEKYRDQLIIIKGCTNKPVPENAYLELLQKLQPVVKSLMFGEACSAVPLYKKK; from the coding sequence ATGAACGAAATCGTAAACCGCGTTGCAGACAGCAAGCTAATCACCTTTAACCTTGAGGACTTATATCCTGAAGGAAAACGTGAAACTATTGATATATCGCAATGGTTATACGAAGGTTTTATTCTTAGGGAAAAGGATTTCAGGGAGCAGCTTAAAAAGTATGACTGGACGCAGCATGAAGGCAATTATATTGCGCTTTATTGCAGTGCAGATGCAATCTTGCCCGCCTGGGCTTTTATGCTTGTTACAGCACATCTCGCACCTTATGCAAAATACGTGGTGAAAGGGGACAAAGTAGAACTGGAAACACGTCTTTTTTCCACCTTGATTGATCGAATAGATGTAGAAAAATATCGCGATCAGCTAATCATTATAAAAGGTTGTACGAATAAACCCGTACCGGAAAACGCTTACCTGGAACTCCTGCAAAAATTACAACCAGTGGTAAAGAGCTTAATGTTTGGTGAGGCTTGTTCTGCCGTCCCATTATATAAAAAAAAGTAA
- the hflX gene encoding GTPase HflX: MIEETNIEYERTVLIGLITQYQDADKSKEYMDELEFLAYTAGGEVYTRFTQKLERPDPKTFLGSGKIDEIRAYVEQHEIGTAIFDDELSPAQQKNIEKILKCKIVDRTNLILDIFAQRAQTSYSRTQVELAQYEYLLPRLAGMWTHLERQRGGIGMRGPGETEIETDRRIVRDRISLLKKKIEKIDKQQEVQRGNRGALIRVALVGYTNVGKSTLMNAISKSDVFVQNKLFATLDTTVRKVVIKNLPFLLSDTVGFIRKLPTQLVESFKSTLDEVREADLLLHVVDISHPEFEDHIASVNQILDEIKSSDKPTLMVFNKIDAYEHKTIEEDDLVTERTTEHYTLKEWERTWMNRVGDDAIFISALKKKSLKDFKRKVYERVRELHVTRFPYNNFLYPDYDTYTEGEEEE, encoded by the coding sequence ATGATTGAAGAAACTAATATAGAATATGAAAGGACGGTTCTCATTGGCTTGATCACACAATATCAAGACGCAGATAAGTCCAAAGAATATATGGATGAGCTTGAATTTCTTGCTTATACCGCAGGCGGGGAAGTTTATACCCGTTTCACCCAAAAACTGGAAAGACCTGATCCCAAAACGTTTTTGGGAAGTGGTAAAATTGACGAAATACGTGCATACGTTGAACAACACGAGATAGGAACGGCAATTTTTGATGATGAACTGAGTCCGGCGCAGCAAAAGAACATTGAAAAAATACTCAAGTGCAAGATCGTAGACCGCACAAACCTTATCCTTGATATTTTTGCACAGCGCGCGCAGACCAGTTATTCCCGCACCCAGGTAGAACTCGCGCAATATGAATATTTATTGCCGCGCCTTGCCGGTATGTGGACACACTTAGAGCGTCAGCGAGGTGGTATAGGAATGCGCGGGCCTGGTGAAACGGAGATCGAGACTGACCGTCGTATTGTGCGTGACCGTATCTCATTACTCAAGAAAAAGATCGAGAAAATTGACAAGCAGCAAGAAGTGCAGCGCGGTAATCGTGGCGCATTGATACGTGTTGCTCTTGTAGGCTATACTAACGTGGGAAAATCCACTTTGATGAATGCCATTAGTAAGAGTGATGTTTTTGTACAGAACAAACTTTTTGCGACATTAGATACAACGGTGCGCAAGGTGGTGATAAAAAACCTCCCTTTTCTGTTGAGCGATACGGTAGGTTTTATAAGGAAACTGCCCACCCAATTAGTAGAATCTTTTAAAAGTACGCTTGACGAAGTGCGTGAAGCTGATTTGTTACTCCACGTTGTCGATATCTCACATCCCGAATTTGAAGATCATATTGCTTCGGTGAACCAGATTCTTGATGAGATCAAAAGTTCTGACAAGCCTACATTGATGGTTTTCAACAAAATTGATGCTTATGAGCATAAAACCATTGAAGAGGATGATCTGGTTACAGAGCGCACGACAGAGCATTACACCTTAAAGGAATGGGAACGCACGTGGATGAACCGGGTGGGAGATGATGCCATATTTATTTCGGCTCTTAAGAAAAAATCGCTCAAAGATTTTAAACGGAAGGTTTATGAGCGCGTGCGCGAATTGCATGTGACCCGTTTCCCTTACAACAACTTCCTGTATCCCGACTACGACACGTACACGGAAGGGGAAGAAGAAGAATAA
- a CDS encoding SufE family protein — protein MSSIQEIQNEIVDEFAMFDDWMERYEYMIELGKSLPLINEKYKTEEYIIKGCQSKVWVHADMEEGKVAFTADSDAIITKGIIAILIRTFSGQPPKEILDADTAFIDKIGLKEHLSPTRANGLVSMIKQIKLYAIAYQTQLD, from the coding sequence ATGAGCAGTATACAGGAAATACAAAACGAGATTGTTGATGAGTTTGCCATGTTTGACGACTGGATGGAGCGGTATGAATACATGATAGAACTTGGGAAATCGCTTCCACTTATCAACGAGAAGTATAAAACCGAAGAATATATCATCAAAGGTTGCCAGAGCAAAGTATGGGTTCATGCTGATATGGAAGAAGGAAAGGTGGCTTTTACCGCAGATAGCGACGCGATCATTACTAAAGGTATAATCGCCATTTTAATACGTACCTTTTCTGGACAGCCCCCTAAAGAAATTCTGGATGCGGATACCGCATTTATTGACAAAATAGGGTTGAAAGAACATTTATCGCCCACAAGGGCCAATGGACTGGTAAGTATGATTAAGCAAATTAAGCTGTATGCAATCGCTTACCAGACACAATTAGATTAA
- a CDS encoding TonB-dependent receptor produces the protein MAKNYLFLLFLSFISSSAFGQSYTLSGKVVDIVNGKPLSDIEIHVENTHFTTKTDINGSFFIEGNLPPGNQIVLVEAEGFTDQRLPVLFENGLPVHIPLIPLEVNITEEQLQIGIISLSDQELNADAGDADYSISGLLSASKDAFLTAAAYDFSATFFRPRGLGSERGKILINGIEMNKLYSGRPQWGNWGGLNDMQRNRIFTLGTAANDYTFGGLAGTTNIIMRASQYRRGGRVSYASSNRTYKGRIIGSYNSGLNKNGWAYSVSLARRYGNEGYMDGSLYDANSIFIAVEKEINPAHSLNFSAFYTPNRRGKSSANTQEVIDLKGRRYNSYWGKQDGEIRNSRTRKIKEPVFMLNHYWNLSEKININTNVAYQFGSMGNSRLGYDNAPNPDPGYYQKLPSYFIGYRDSPNRETAYRAYENFTEDGQINWDGLYKTNILYGGNACYYLYEDRVDDKQLTANSIVNVRINDNVNLNASINLKSLTSHNYANTLDLLGATTYLDIDTFNTGDAAQSDLNNPNRRVGEGEIIKYNFEINALQADVFMQAQFSYNRFDFFLSASGGTTTYQRNGLFKNGNYPEDSEGKSDKLSFAPYGIKGGMTYKYSGRHIFTMNSAYLKTAPVLRNAFSNSRQNNRTVINLQNEGNINLDLSYIYRDPIVSARLTGYYIAMNDATEISFYYADGISGLGRNVTTAFVQEVLTNVDKTHLGGELGIEAQLTPTIKVKGAAAYGQYTYSNNPDLYLTSDDFNAEVEFGQANLKNYRIAGGPQQAFQLGFEYRDPEYWFFGTTANYFSHAYVDIAPLTRTKNFYQDTDGLPFNDYDPQLARELLKQERFEDYMLVNAIGGKSWRVGSYYVGFFAVINNVLNTTYKTGGFEQGRSANFRTLQEDAQRETRIFGPKYWSGYGTSYYLNFYIRF, from the coding sequence ATGGCAAAGAACTATTTATTTCTTCTTTTCTTGTCATTTATAAGCTCAAGCGCCTTTGGGCAGTCCTACACCTTATCAGGAAAAGTTGTGGATATAGTCAATGGAAAACCATTATCAGATATTGAAATACATGTGGAAAACACCCACTTCACTACGAAAACCGATATTAACGGTTCATTTTTTATAGAAGGAAACCTTCCGCCGGGAAATCAGATCGTGCTTGTAGAAGCAGAGGGTTTTACAGATCAACGACTCCCGGTGCTCTTTGAAAATGGCCTGCCCGTGCACATTCCCCTGATTCCGCTGGAAGTAAATATTACCGAAGAACAATTGCAAATAGGAATCATAAGCCTGAGTGACCAAGAACTAAATGCAGATGCGGGCGATGCAGATTACAGTATTTCCGGATTACTTTCTGCCTCAAAAGATGCCTTTCTTACCGCAGCTGCCTATGATTTTAGTGCAACTTTTTTCCGTCCAAGGGGACTGGGCAGCGAGCGGGGAAAAATACTCATCAACGGTATAGAGATGAACAAACTGTACAGCGGTAGGCCGCAATGGGGCAACTGGGGCGGACTCAACGATATGCAGCGCAACCGTATTTTCACCCTGGGGACAGCGGCAAACGATTATACTTTTGGTGGACTTGCCGGAACCACGAACATCATCATGCGCGCTTCACAATACCGCCGTGGCGGCCGTGTATCCTATGCTTCTTCAAACCGTACCTACAAAGGGCGCATCATAGGTTCCTACAATTCTGGACTTAATAAAAACGGCTGGGCATATAGCGTATCCCTGGCGAGGCGCTATGGTAATGAAGGTTACATGGACGGTAGTCTGTACGATGCAAACTCAATATTCATCGCGGTAGAAAAAGAGATAAATCCGGCTCACAGCCTTAATTTTTCGGCATTTTATACGCCTAACAGGCGTGGAAAGTCTTCGGCAAACACGCAGGAGGTGATTGATTTAAAGGGACGCAGGTACAATTCCTATTGGGGAAAACAGGATGGGGAAATCCGTAATTCGCGTACACGCAAAATCAAAGAACCCGTTTTTATGCTGAACCATTACTGGAATCTTTCAGAAAAGATCAATATAAACACAAACGTGGCGTATCAATTTGGCAGTATGGGCAACAGCAGATTGGGCTATGACAACGCACCAAATCCTGACCCGGGCTACTACCAGAAATTGCCCAGCTATTTTATAGGATATCGGGATTCGCCCAACAGGGAAACCGCCTACCGTGCCTATGAAAATTTTACTGAAGATGGTCAAATAAACTGGGACGGCCTTTACAAAACCAATATTCTATACGGCGGCAACGCGTGCTATTATCTCTATGAAGACCGCGTTGACGATAAACAGCTTACCGCTAATAGTATTGTAAACGTTAGGATAAACGATAACGTAAACCTGAATGCTTCCATAAATCTTAAAAGCCTGACTTCCCATAATTATGCGAATACACTTGACCTGCTGGGCGCCACGACCTATCTGGATATTGACACGTTCAATACGGGCGATGCTGCACAAAGCGATCTCAACAATCCCAATAGACGTGTGGGTGAAGGGGAAATTATCAAGTACAATTTTGAGATCAATGCATTGCAGGCCGATGTTTTTATGCAAGCACAGTTTAGCTATAACCGGTTTGATTTTTTCCTTTCTGCAAGTGGCGGGACTACTACATATCAACGTAACGGACTCTTTAAAAACGGTAATTATCCTGAGGATTCTGAAGGGAAAAGCGATAAATTGTCCTTTGCACCTTACGGAATAAAAGGCGGCATGACCTACAAATATTCCGGTAGGCACATTTTTACAATGAACAGTGCGTACTTGAAAACGGCACCTGTATTGCGCAATGCTTTTTCCAATTCAAGACAGAACAACCGCACGGTTATCAATCTTCAGAATGAGGGAAATATTAATCTGGATCTAAGTTATATCTATCGCGATCCTATTGTGAGCGCACGGCTGACCGGGTATTATATCGCGATGAACGATGCCACGGAAATTTCTTTTTATTACGCTGACGGTATTTCTGGTCTGGGAAGAAATGTGACCACCGCTTTTGTGCAGGAAGTACTCACCAATGTTGACAAAACGCATCTGGGCGGCGAACTGGGCATTGAAGCGCAGCTCACGCCCACGATTAAGGTAAAAGGCGCAGCGGCCTACGGTCAATATACCTATAGCAACAATCCCGATCTATACCTTACCTCAGATGATTTTAATGCCGAAGTAGAATTTGGCCAGGCCAATCTTAAAAACTACCGTATTGCGGGAGGACCGCAACAGGCCTTTCAGCTGGGCTTTGAGTACCGGGACCCTGAGTATTGGTTTTTTGGTACCACGGCAAATTATTTTTCACATGCTTATGTAGATATCGCTCCACTTACCCGTACCAAAAACTTTTATCAGGATACAGACGGGCTTCCCTTTAATGATTACGATCCACAGCTCGCACGCGAACTGCTCAAACAAGAGCGTTTTGAAGACTATATGCTCGTCAATGCCATAGGTGGAAAATCCTGGCGGGTAGGCAGTTATTATGTGGGTTTCTTTGCGGTGATCAACAATGTTCTCAATACAACTTATAAAACCGGCGGTTTTGAACAAGGACGCAGTGCCAACTTTAGAACCCTACAGGAAGATGCGCAACGGGAAACCCGCATTTTTGGACCTAAATACTGGTCAGGTTACGGTACAAGTTATTACCTCAATTTCTATATCAGGTTTTAG
- a CDS encoding DUF59 domain-containing protein produces the protein MSELKELDTQELGEKVVRVLKTIYDPEIPVDIYELGLIYDVFVNEDYETKILMTLTTPNCPVAETLPLEVEEKVKTIEKVKDCEVEITFDPPWTQDLMSDEAKLELGLL, from the coding sequence ATGAGCGAATTAAAAGAATTAGATACACAAGAGCTGGGAGAGAAAGTTGTACGCGTATTAAAGACGATTTATGATCCTGAAATTCCCGTTGATATTTATGAACTGGGATTGATTTACGATGTTTTTGTCAATGAAGATTATGAAACAAAAATCCTAATGACACTTACAACGCCCAACTGTCCCGTGGCAGAAACCCTTCCGCTGGAAGTAGAGGAGAAGGTGAAAACGATAGAAAAAGTGAAGGACTGTGAGGTTGAAATTACTTTTGACCCACCATGGACGCAGGATTTGATGAGTGATGAAGCTAAACTTGAATTAGGACTTTTATAA
- a CDS encoding SdpI family protein translates to MDLNSNVFAALISCGGIFAIIGLFMLIFPPGKINLFYGYRTKRSRKGQANWDFAQRFSALQMIKAGIFLVLLSLFAVFIDWERFESLTQNLIITIPILSAAVFIFMSTERALKTKFKTD, encoded by the coding sequence ATGGACTTAAATAGCAACGTATTTGCGGCACTAATATCCTGCGGTGGCATCTTTGCTATTATTGGCCTTTTCATGCTTATTTTCCCACCGGGAAAAATCAATCTTTTTTATGGGTATAGGACAAAGCGTTCCAGAAAAGGCCAGGCAAATTGGGATTTTGCTCAGCGTTTTTCAGCCCTTCAAATGATAAAAGCCGGTATATTTTTGGTGCTATTGAGCTTGTTTGCCGTATTTATTGATTGGGAGCGATTTGAAAGCCTGACACAAAACCTAATCATAACCATACCTATACTAAGTGCTGCTGTATTTATATTTATGAGTACAGAGCGTGCGCTTAAAACAAAATTTAAAACCGATTAA
- a CDS encoding YihY/virulence factor BrkB family protein: protein MNKTQPKWKVKSLRLFSFLKRSYFAWDSIDPFAKSAIIAYYTLFSLPSLLMIVTAIAGYFLGQEAVTGRISGQIGSYIGPDAAEAVEGMISNAALTEGNWITITVGIGALVYGATGVFFQMKKAMNEIWNVREKKQNWKRMLKNRLLSFGMVLILAFMLLVSLVLSAALAALSTYIEYYAPTLAAVFADILRFLLSFAFIAALFAAIFKILPDVVMSYKTTFLGASITAVLFLIGEYALGYYFTSSNPASVYGGAASIVLILLWVNYTCLILFFGAEITVQYALASQHKIVPNDKAEMAYLQDMRDLEERQKKAELDKKKAEELKNNSETT, encoded by the coding sequence ATGAATAAGACACAACCAAAATGGAAGGTAAAATCACTGCGGCTTTTCAGTTTTCTCAAACGGAGTTACTTTGCCTGGGATAGTATAGATCCTTTTGCAAAAAGTGCGATCATCGCCTATTATACTTTATTCTCCCTGCCTTCCCTGCTTATGATCGTTACCGCAATTGCAGGTTATTTTCTAGGTCAGGAAGCGGTAACAGGAAGAATAAGTGGTCAAATAGGGTCTTATATAGGCCCAGATGCAGCTGAGGCTGTAGAGGGAATGATTAGCAATGCAGCACTGACCGAAGGCAACTGGATAACCATTACAGTAGGTATAGGAGCACTTGTGTATGGTGCAACAGGGGTATTTTTTCAGATGAAAAAAGCGATGAACGAAATATGGAACGTTCGCGAAAAAAAGCAAAACTGGAAACGCATGTTAAAAAACAGACTGCTTTCTTTTGGGATGGTACTTATTTTAGCGTTTATGTTGTTGGTTTCCCTTGTTCTTTCCGCAGCACTTGCAGCCTTGAGTACTTACATAGAATATTACGCACCAACACTGGCAGCGGTATTCGCAGATATATTAAGGTTTTTACTCTCCTTTGCCTTTATCGCAGCCTTATTTGCAGCTATTTTCAAAATCCTGCCAGATGTAGTCATGAGCTATAAAACTACTTTTTTAGGCGCGTCAATTACAGCGGTTCTGTTTCTAATAGGCGAGTATGCGCTTGGATATTATTTTACAAGTAGCAACCCTGCATCTGTTTATGGTGGAGCTGCCTCAATTGTGCTTATTTTATTATGGGTTAACTATACATGCCTTATTCTCTTTTTTGGAGCAGAAATCACAGTACAATACGCGCTGGCCTCACAACATAAAATAGTACCCAATGATAAAGCGGAAATGGCTTATCTTCAAGATATGAGGGATCTTGAGGAGCGCCAGAAAAAAGCAGAACTGGATAAAAAAAAAGCGGAAGAACTAAAGAATAATTCAGAAACAACCTGA
- a CDS encoding DUF3078 domain-containing protein has protein sequence MKNIVLSFFLLFAVSFSFAQTEQELKAAKKEKKDSISAIEKRVNALQKQIDNLPGWKLGAFGTIGGSFSGFNNWYSQGTPNVSAGNIGFTVNAFANLKEPKYFWRNALNVNIAWVKFDDQDDPTDDDSFQESTDVFNVSSLYGYKLTEKFAISALGEYRTTILSNFNDPGYLDLGLGGTWTPLDNLTVTVNPLNYNIVFSQGENIYESTLGAKFLVDYTREIGAISFKSNLSAFQSYKNSDFSNFTWINAFGYTLWKNIGVGFEFGMRDNKAEALDYARNKQSTPDPDVTFDNVDNKLQTYYLLGLNYKF, from the coding sequence ATGAAAAATATTGTACTTAGCTTCTTTTTATTATTTGCGGTAAGCTTCTCTTTTGCACAAACAGAACAAGAGCTCAAAGCAGCTAAAAAAGAAAAAAAGGATTCCATTTCGGCGATTGAGAAACGCGTCAATGCCCTTCAAAAACAAATTGATAACCTTCCGGGTTGGAAATTAGGCGCCTTTGGAACAATCGGTGGTAGTTTCTCTGGTTTTAACAACTGGTATTCACAGGGAACTCCTAATGTTTCCGCAGGAAATATAGGCTTTACGGTCAATGCGTTTGCAAATCTTAAAGAACCAAAATACTTCTGGCGCAATGCTTTGAATGTGAATATTGCCTGGGTAAAATTTGATGATCAGGATGATCCTACTGATGATGATAGTTTTCAGGAATCAACAGACGTTTTTAATGTATCCTCATTATACGGTTATAAACTGACCGAAAAATTTGCCATATCTGCATTGGGGGAATACAGGACTACAATCTTATCTAACTTTAATGATCCTGGCTATTTAGATCTGGGTCTGGGTGGTACATGGACGCCGTTGGACAATCTTACGGTGACCGTAAACCCGCTCAACTATAATATTGTTTTTAGTCAGGGAGAGAATATTTATGAATCCACTTTAGGTGCAAAGTTTCTGGTGGATTATACCCGTGAAATTGGAGCAATCTCCTTTAAATCGAATTTATCTGCCTTTCAGAGCTACAAGAATTCGGATTTTTCCAATTTTACCTGGATAAACGCTTTCGGTTATACTCTATGGAAAAATATAGGTGTTGGTTTTGAATTTGGTATGCGCGATAACAAAGCGGAAGCACTGGATTACGCGCGAAACAAGCAAAGTACTCCAGATCCTGATGTTACGTTTGACAACGTAGATAATAAATTACAAACCTATTATTTGCTGGGATTGAATTATAAATTCTAA
- a CDS encoding endonuclease/exonuclease/phosphatase family protein, with protein sequence MDFLAKGPFHYEQMHFKVFLIVFIFNSFQAILGQKKEDFKVVTVAFYNLENLFDTLNDPITFDDDRTPDGKDHWTEEIYQEKLKNMAFVINKIGAEVAQTSPAILGVAEIENRKVLEDLVNQPLLKEKNYGIVHYDSPDRRGIDVALLYQKDLFKVIKSTAYELSLYDTEEPDKRVYTRDQLLVSGILDTDNIFFIVNHWPSRRGGEARSSYKREAAAALNKRIIDSLQASAPNVKIVTMGDFNDDPINKSIKKVLGAKDKKRQVKSLGLFNPMGSIFKTGTGTLAYRDRWNLFDQIILSEPFLKKDFNSYRFYKAGIFNEAFLSNPDGRYKGYPYRSFANGSYTGGYSDHFPVYVYLIKRVE encoded by the coding sequence ATGGATTTTTTAGCCAAAGGACCCTTTCACTACGAGCAAATGCATTTTAAAGTATTCCTTATTGTATTTATTTTTAACTCTTTTCAAGCCATTTTAGGTCAGAAAAAGGAGGATTTTAAGGTCGTTACGGTTGCTTTTTATAATCTGGAGAACCTGTTTGATACCTTAAACGATCCCATAACATTTGATGACGACCGTACGCCAGATGGGAAAGACCACTGGACGGAAGAAATTTATCAAGAGAAGCTAAAAAACATGGCCTTTGTCATTAATAAGATAGGTGCTGAGGTCGCACAAACGAGTCCGGCGATTTTAGGCGTAGCCGAAATAGAAAACCGAAAAGTGCTGGAAGATCTGGTTAACCAACCGCTATTAAAGGAGAAAAACTATGGTATCGTTCATTATGATTCGCCAGACCGGAGGGGAATAGATGTGGCGCTTTTATATCAAAAAGACCTTTTTAAAGTGATAAAAAGCACAGCGTACGAACTATCGCTTTACGATACAGAAGAGCCTGATAAGCGTGTGTACACCCGCGACCAACTCCTGGTTTCGGGAATTCTGGATACTGATAATATATTTTTTATTGTGAATCACTGGCCCTCGCGGCGTGGAGGTGAGGCGCGAAGTAGTTATAAGCGGGAAGCTGCGGCAGCACTAAACAAGCGGATTATAGATTCCCTGCAGGCCAGTGCCCCGAATGTAAAAATTGTTACCATGGGTGATTTTAATGATGATCCAATAAACAAGAGTATAAAGAAAGTACTGGGCGCCAAAGATAAGAAGCGTCAGGTAAAGAGTTTAGGGTTGTTTAACCCTATGGGTAGTATTTTTAAAACCGGTACGGGTACACTTGCTTACAGAGACCGCTGGAATCTTTTTGATCAGATCATTCTTTCTGAACCCTTTTTAAAAAAAGATTTTAACAGCTACAGATTTTACAAGGCAGGGATTTTCAATGAAGCCTTTTTAAGCAATCCAGATGGCCGCTACAAGGGGTATCCCTACAGAAGTTTTGCAAACGGAAGCTACACCGGTGGATACAGCGATCACTTTCCGGTTTATGTTTATCTTATAAAACGAGTTGAATAG
- a CDS encoding DUF5689 domain-containing protein — MKNFKPTFLLLLLILTCAGCVHDDDFEVPEINTEEVEISANFSIAKAKEFYRGFDPVLINAGPNADAPLYVEGYVVSSDESGNFFRTLIIQDKPENPTSAIAISTDATDVYTLFEPGRKVLVRVDGLYSGEFAGLPTIGLQGEGGSGDVGRISTGEFDERVLRTNTTATLIPLVIAINDVAEKYLNMLVQFDNVQIPEEELGESYANINNTYGVDRALANCAGDQVILRTSGYAAFKNLELPAGNGSIITILGKFNANFQVYIRDLEDVAMDGERCK; from the coding sequence ATGAAAAATTTCAAACCTACTTTTCTATTGCTCTTATTGATCCTCACTTGTGCAGGATGCGTACACGATGACGATTTTGAAGTCCCTGAAATCAATACAGAAGAAGTGGAAATTAGCGCTAATTTCAGTATTGCCAAAGCAAAAGAATTTTACCGTGGTTTTGATCCTGTTCTTATCAATGCCGGCCCCAATGCGGATGCGCCCCTCTATGTGGAAGGGTATGTGGTTTCCAGTGATGAATCTGGCAACTTTTTCAGGACTTTGATCATTCAGGATAAACCCGAAAATCCCACGAGCGCCATTGCGATTTCCACAGATGCAACGGATGTGTACACGCTTTTTGAACCGGGCCGAAAAGTGCTTGTGCGCGTTGACGGGCTTTATAGTGGCGAATTTGCAGGTTTGCCCACCATAGGGCTTCAGGGCGAAGGCGGGTCTGGGGATGTGGGGCGTATATCTACCGGTGAATTTGATGAGCGGGTGTTGCGAACCAATACTACAGCGACTTTGATTCCATTAGTCATTGCCATCAATGATGTAGCGGAAAAATACCTTAACATGCTCGTGCAGTTTGATAACGTCCAGATTCCGGAAGAGGAGTTGGGCGAATCCTATGCAAATATCAACAACACCTACGGCGTAGATCGCGCGCTTGCTAATTGCGCCGGTGATCAGGTAATCCTGCGCACCAGCGGCTATGCCGCTTTTAAAAATCTGGAACTCCCTGCCGGAAACGGGTCAATAATTACCATTTTAGGTAAGTTTAACGCCAATTTTCAGGTGTATATTCGGGATCTGGAGGATGTTGCGATGGATGGTGAACGCTGCAAATAA
- a CDS encoding DUF4377 domain-containing protein, whose protein sequence is MRNFFVVLIICLFCISCGGISTETLIVGSSKVPCTGESAQDCLQVKKDSTATWEQFYGNIEGFDYEPGYVYTLEVEKEQAKDSPADASHLKYTLKRILDKTKMGQDDLSLKGNFSIATFMGQSVADRAMEMKFNAKEGQVSGKGICNRFMGTFTTSGEKIKFSQAATTKMMCEKPELERDFFQAMNQVDHFTLKQDQLNLMKGDETVLTASLKTEE, encoded by the coding sequence ATGAGAAATTTCTTTGTAGTGCTTATCATTTGTCTGTTCTGCATTTCCTGCGGAGGCATCTCTACGGAAACCCTGATTGTTGGTTCTTCAAAAGTTCCATGTACGGGAGAATCTGCTCAGGACTGCCTTCAGGTCAAAAAAGACAGTACCGCAACCTGGGAGCAATTCTACGGAAATATAGAGGGTTTCGATTATGAACCAGGATATGTTTACACCTTGGAAGTTGAAAAAGAACAGGCAAAAGATAGTCCTGCAGATGCATCACATTTAAAATACACCCTAAAACGCATACTTGATAAAACCAAAATGGGACAGGATGATTTAAGCCTTAAGGGGAATTTTAGTATCGCTACCTTTATGGGGCAATCTGTCGCTGACCGTGCCATGGAAATGAAATTTAATGCAAAAGAAGGACAGGTTAGTGGTAAAGGGATCTGCAACAGGTTTATGGGTACTTTTACAACAAGTGGTGAAAAAATAAAATTTTCACAGGCGGCAACCACAAAAATGATGTGCGAAAAGCCAGAACTTGAAAGGGATTTTTTTCAGGCAATGAATCAGGTTGATCACTTTACGTTGAAGCAGGATCAATTGAATTTAATGAAAGGTGACGAGACCGTACTTACGGCTAGCCTTAAAACAGAAGAATGA
- a CDS encoding DUF1456 family protein, protein MALSNNDIFKKLRVAHKLRDDDIVKICSLVDFSVSKSELGAIFRHESHPKYVECGDQFLRNFLNGLVIHMRGPMPEKKPKAPSKPKRPKSQDNK, encoded by the coding sequence ATGGCACTATCTAACAACGACATTTTTAAAAAATTACGTGTAGCCCATAAACTGCGCGATGATGATATTGTAAAAATTTGCAGCCTTGTGGATTTTTCGGTATCAAAAAGTGAACTGGGAGCAATTTTTAGGCATGAAAGCCATCCCAAATATGTGGAATGTGGTGATCAGTTTCTACGAAATTTCCTTAACGGACTCGTGATTCACATGCGCGGCCCTATGCCAGAGAAAAAGCCGAAAGCACCTTCAAAACCCAAAAGACCAAAATCCCAGGATAATAAATAA